In the genome of Bradyrhizobium arachidis, one region contains:
- the purH gene encoding bifunctional phosphoribosylaminoimidazolecarboxamide formyltransferase/IMP cyclohydrolase, which yields MTDHPRRVTRALLSVSDKTGLIEFAKALAAHDVELVSTGGTAKAIAAAGLKVKDVSDLTGFPEMMDGRVKTLHPKVHGGLLAIRNNKEHAEAMKAHGIAPIDLLVVNLYPFEATVDKGAGFEDCIENIDIGGPAMIRAAAKNHDDVAVVVEAEDYKAVLDELAANNGATTLKLRRRLAAKAYARTAAYDAAISNWFNRQLEIDAPDFRAFGGRLIQSLRYGENPHQTAAFYATPDKRPGVSTARQLQGKELSYNNINDTDAAYECIAEFDAKRTAACVIVKHANPCGVAEGANLVDAYRKALACDSTSAFGGIIAMNRPLDADTAREITKIFTEVIIAPDASEEAIAIIGGKKNLRLLLAGSLPDPRAPGLTAKTVGGGLLVQSRDNAVVDDMTFKVVTKRAPTDAEMRDLKFAFRVAKHVKSNTIIYAKDLATVGIGAGQMSRVDSARIAARKAQDAANELKLAEPLTKGSVVASDAFFPFADGMLACIEAGATAVVQPGGSMRDDEVIKAADEHGIAMVFTGTRHFRH from the coding sequence ATGACTGACCATCCCCGCCGCGTTACCCGCGCCCTTCTCTCCGTTTCCGACAAGACCGGCCTCATCGAGTTCGCCAAGGCGCTTGCCGCGCATGATGTCGAGCTGGTCTCGACCGGCGGCACCGCGAAAGCGATCGCCGCGGCCGGCCTCAAGGTGAAGGACGTCTCCGACCTCACCGGCTTCCCGGAGATGATGGACGGCCGCGTCAAGACGCTGCATCCGAAGGTGCATGGCGGCCTGCTCGCGATCCGCAACAACAAGGAGCACGCGGAGGCGATGAAGGCGCACGGCATCGCGCCGATCGATCTTCTCGTCGTCAATCTCTATCCGTTCGAGGCCACCGTCGACAAAGGCGCAGGCTTCGAGGATTGCATCGAGAACATCGACATCGGCGGCCCCGCGATGATCCGCGCCGCCGCCAAGAACCATGACGACGTCGCCGTCGTGGTCGAGGCAGAAGATTACAAGGCCGTGCTCGACGAGCTCGCCGCCAACAACGGCGCGACCACGCTGAAGCTGCGCCGGCGGCTTGCCGCGAAAGCCTATGCGCGCACCGCAGCCTATGACGCTGCGATCTCCAACTGGTTCAACCGCCAGCTCGAGATCGATGCGCCTGACTTCCGCGCCTTCGGCGGCCGGCTGATCCAGTCGCTGCGCTATGGCGAGAACCCGCACCAGACCGCGGCGTTCTACGCGACGCCCGACAAGCGCCCGGGCGTCTCGACCGCGCGGCAGCTCCAGGGCAAGGAGCTCTCCTACAACAACATCAACGACACCGATGCGGCCTATGAATGCATCGCCGAGTTCGACGCCAAGCGCACCGCGGCCTGCGTCATCGTCAAGCACGCCAATCCTTGCGGCGTCGCGGAAGGCGCGAACCTCGTCGACGCTTATCGCAAGGCGCTGGCTTGCGATTCCACCTCGGCCTTCGGCGGCATCATCGCGATGAACCGTCCGCTCGACGCCGACACCGCGCGCGAGATCACCAAGATCTTCACCGAGGTGATCATCGCGCCCGACGCGAGCGAAGAGGCCATCGCCATCATCGGCGGGAAGAAGAACCTGCGCCTGCTGCTCGCCGGCAGCCTGCCTGATCCGCGCGCGCCGGGCCTCACGGCCAAGACGGTCGGGGGCGGCCTGCTGGTGCAGAGCCGCGACAATGCCGTGGTCGACGACATGACGTTCAAGGTCGTAACCAAGCGTGCGCCGACCGACGCGGAGATGCGCGACCTGAAGTTCGCGTTCCGTGTCGCCAAGCACGTCAAGTCCAACACCATCATCTACGCCAAGGATCTCGCCACCGTCGGCATCGGCGCCGGCCAGATGAGCCGCGTGGATTCAGCCCGCATCGCGGCGCGCAAGGCGCAGGATGCGGCGAACGAGCTGAAGCTCGCCGAGCCGCTCACCAAGGGCTCGGTCGTGGCGTCGGATGCGTTCTTCCCGTTCGCCGACGGCATGCTCGCCTGCATCGAAGCCGGCGCCACCGCCGTGGTGCAGCCCGGCGGCTCGATGCGCGACGACGAGGTGATCAAGGCCGCCGACGAGCACGGCATCGCCATGGTGTTCACGGGGACACGGCACTTCAGGCATTGA
- a CDS encoding heparinase II/III family protein, with product MNRFARNMLARASGGPVALSRVWPGRTDRLIIAPHDLRTADATRAAEIYAGRFVFAGKIVNCHGRSIFDLEPPSEDWEVALLGFGWLRHLRAADTALTRANARALVEDWIANPGNKRRPVARRADVLARRVISLLSQAPLVLGDTDNKFYRRYLRALAREIRLLRYTMVDIPDGVPKLQVMIALCYTTLCLANQARHIRSASKKLSDELQRQILPDGGHISRNPGALIELLIDLLPLRQTFAARNIAPPPALLNAIDRMMPMLRFFRHGDGNFALFNGMSATPSDLLATLLAYDDTHGAPMANMPHTGFQRLDAGQTTLIIDTGPPPPAGISHDAHAGCLSFELSSGISRIVTNCGMPTTGRDNWRPFARGTAAHSTLTYHDTSSCQFVEMSAMKRLLHGSPVTSGPVEVESYREVVQNGTLLTTSHDGYLAKFGAIHRRVLMIANDGARIDGEDTLSPPQGGRFKGADADFALRFHLHPAVKASRLSDARGVMLVLPNRDVWTFEALDDKVDLEDSVFLAGNDGPRRTAQIVIRQDARQAPSIRWSFVRSTASPTVTNARRNARREPELPL from the coding sequence ATGAACCGCTTCGCGCGGAACATGCTCGCGCGCGCGAGCGGCGGCCCCGTTGCGCTGTCGCGGGTCTGGCCCGGCCGCACCGATCGGCTGATCATCGCACCACACGACCTGCGCACCGCCGATGCGACCCGCGCCGCAGAGATCTATGCCGGCCGCTTCGTCTTCGCCGGCAAGATCGTCAATTGCCATGGCCGCTCGATCTTCGATCTGGAGCCGCCGTCGGAGGATTGGGAGGTCGCGCTGCTCGGCTTTGGCTGGCTGCGCCATTTGCGCGCCGCCGACACCGCGCTGACGCGAGCCAATGCGCGCGCACTCGTCGAGGACTGGATCGCCAACCCCGGCAACAAGCGCCGCCCGGTCGCGCGACGCGCCGACGTGCTGGCACGCCGCGTGATCTCGCTATTGTCGCAGGCGCCACTGGTGCTGGGCGACACCGACAACAAATTCTATCGCCGTTACTTGCGCGCGCTCGCACGCGAGATCCGCTTGCTGCGTTACACCATGGTCGACATCCCCGACGGGGTGCCAAAGCTCCAAGTGATGATCGCGCTGTGCTACACGACGCTGTGCCTCGCCAACCAGGCGCGTCACATCCGCAGCGCCTCGAAAAAACTCTCCGACGAGCTGCAACGGCAGATCCTGCCCGACGGCGGACACATCTCGCGCAACCCGGGCGCGTTGATCGAGCTCTTGATCGACCTGTTGCCGCTGCGGCAGACTTTTGCCGCGCGCAACATCGCGCCGCCGCCGGCGCTGCTCAATGCGATCGACCGCATGATGCCGATGCTGCGCTTCTTCCGCCACGGCGACGGCAATTTTGCGCTGTTCAACGGCATGAGCGCGACGCCTTCGGACCTGCTCGCGACGCTGCTCGCCTATGACGACACCCACGGCGCGCCGATGGCGAACATGCCGCATACCGGCTTCCAGCGCCTCGATGCCGGCCAGACGACGCTGATCATCGACACCGGGCCGCCGCCGCCGGCCGGCATCAGTCACGACGCCCATGCCGGCTGCCTGTCGTTCGAATTATCCTCCGGCATCAGCCGCATCGTCACCAATTGCGGCATGCCGACCACGGGTCGCGACAATTGGCGGCCGTTCGCGCGCGGCACCGCGGCGCATTCGACGCTGACCTATCACGACACCTCGTCCTGCCAGTTCGTGGAGATGTCGGCGATGAAGCGGCTGCTGCACGGCTCGCCCGTCACCAGCGGTCCCGTCGAGGTCGAGAGCTATCGCGAGGTGGTGCAGAACGGCACGCTGCTGACGACCTCGCATGACGGCTATCTCGCCAAATTCGGCGCGATCCATCGCCGTGTGCTGATGATCGCCAATGACGGCGCGCGCATCGACGGCGAGGACACGCTGTCGCCGCCGCAGGGCGGACGCTTCAAGGGCGCGGACGCCGATTTCGCGCTGCGCTTCCATCTGCATCCGGCCGTGAAGGCGAGCCGGCTGTCGGATGCCCGAGGCGTCATGCTGGTGCTGCCGAACCGCGACGTCTGGACCTTTGAAGCGCTGGATGACAAGGTCGACCTCGAGGACAGCGTGTTCCTGGCCGGCAATGACGGCCCTCGCCGCACCGCGCAGATCGTGATCCGCCAGGACGCGCGGCAGGCGCCCTCGATCCGCTGGAGCTTCGTCCGCTCCACCGCCTCGCCAACCGTCACCAATGCCCGCCGCAACGCCCGGCGCGAGCCGGAACTTCCGCTGTAA
- a CDS encoding RsmB/NOP family class I SAM-dependent RNA methyltransferase, with product MPSQRFAPPSEVPGLAARRIAADIVDGVLHKHRTLDDQLDGSGAHPGLKTLADRDRALMRRLVATVLRRLGTLGHVLSRLLDKGIPSDAPRAQSALLIGAAQILWMDVPDHAAVDLSVRLVQSDRRAARYAGLVNAVLRRCAREGKALVEEVATQSLDLPPWLLARWSAHYGEATARDMALALGHEPSLDLTVKSDAAQWASRLHGETLPTGTVRMLLHGSVTMLPGFAEGQWWVQDAAAALPARLFGDIKGKSIADLCAAPGGKTAQLALSGAQVTAIDRSPARVARLRENLTRLSLQAETVVADAVEWAGPLEGFDGILIDAPCTSTGTIRRHPDVAWLRQESDIAALAALQQRLLKKSVSLLKPGGTLVYCTCSLEPEEGEQAIAALLQAEPGLRRVPIEASEVSGLSEIVTAEGDLRTLPSHLPNADPKLGGLDGFYATRLVKS from the coding sequence ATGCCATCTCAACGTTTCGCCCCTCCGTCCGAAGTGCCTGGTCTTGCGGCACGGCGGATTGCCGCCGACATCGTCGACGGCGTGCTGCACAAGCACCGCACGCTTGACGACCAGCTCGACGGCAGCGGCGCCCATCCCGGACTGAAGACACTGGCCGACCGCGACCGCGCGCTGATGCGTCGCTTGGTCGCGACCGTGCTGCGCCGGCTCGGCACGCTCGGCCATGTGCTGTCCCGCCTGCTCGACAAGGGCATTCCTTCCGATGCGCCGCGCGCACAGAGCGCGCTCTTGATCGGCGCCGCGCAGATCCTCTGGATGGATGTGCCCGATCACGCTGCGGTCGATCTCTCCGTGCGTCTCGTTCAATCAGATCGCCGCGCCGCGCGCTATGCCGGCCTCGTCAATGCCGTGCTGCGCCGCTGCGCACGCGAGGGCAAGGCGCTGGTCGAGGAAGTCGCGACGCAATCGCTGGACCTGCCGCCCTGGCTGCTCGCGCGCTGGAGCGCGCATTATGGCGAGGCAACCGCAAGGGACATGGCGCTGGCGCTCGGCCACGAGCCCTCGCTCGACCTCACGGTGAAATCCGATGCCGCGCAATGGGCGAGCCGACTGCATGGCGAGACGCTGCCGACCGGGACGGTGCGGATGCTGCTGCACGGCTCGGTGACCATGCTGCCGGGCTTTGCCGAAGGACAATGGTGGGTGCAGGACGCCGCCGCCGCGCTGCCGGCCCGCCTGTTCGGTGACATCAAGGGCAAATCCATTGCCGATCTGTGCGCCGCGCCCGGCGGCAAGACGGCGCAACTGGCGCTATCGGGCGCGCAGGTCACGGCGATCGACCGCTCGCCCGCCCGGGTGGCGCGGCTGCGCGAGAATCTGACGCGGCTGTCGCTCCAGGCCGAGACCGTTGTCGCCGACGCCGTGGAATGGGCCGGCCCGCTAGAAGGTTTTGACGGCATCCTGATCGATGCGCCCTGCACCTCGACCGGCACGATCCGCCGTCACCCTGATGTCGCATGGCTCCGGCAGGAGTCCGACATCGCCGCCCTGGCCGCGCTCCAGCAGCGGCTGTTGAAGAAATCCGTCTCGCTGCTGAAGCCGGGCGGGACGCTGGTCTACTGCACCTGTTCGCTGGAACCGGAGGAGGGCGAGCAGGCGATCGCTGCCCTGCTTCAGGCAGAGCCCGGCCTGCGGCGCGTGCCGATCGAAGCGTCCGAGGTGTCGGGGCTCAGCGAAATCGTCACCGCCGAGGGTGACCTGCGCACCTTGCCCAGCCATCTGCCGAACGCCGATCCCAAGCTCGGCGGGCTCGATGGATTTTACGCGACCCGGCTCGTTAAATCCTGA
- a CDS encoding DUF1674 domain-containing protein, translating to MSDQPSVPDRKQLSPAAQRALAEAEARRQAAAKAHAEAAPKELQGPKGPEPTRYGDWERKGIASDF from the coding sequence ATGAGTGACCAGCCCTCCGTTCCCGATCGCAAGCAGCTGTCGCCGGCCGCCCAGCGCGCGCTGGCCGAAGCCGAAGCGCGCCGGCAGGCTGCGGCGAAGGCGCATGCCGAAGCGGCGCCTAAGGAATTGCAGGGACCGAAGGGGCCTGAACCGACCCGCTACGGCGATTGGGAGCGCAAAGGTATCGCCTCGGATTTCTAG
- a CDS encoding thermonuclease family protein — MSRFDPNHPYRPSYSGSPFGRRFSGLLPWMFVVGVVTAIVLGFRQGTIWPIPHADDGRSRDAQIIVQQSGNSDTRLAVDVVRTVDGDTFLARVRQPNGRDLVARVRLRGIDAPEMKASCQAELDKAEAASDALRNLLGQGGVTIYNLGQDKYGRVLADVATSRTANVSAALLAGGYARSYNGGHRDGWCARGWRFW, encoded by the coding sequence ATGTCGCGCTTCGACCCCAATCATCCCTACCGGCCCTCATATAGTGGCTCGCCGTTCGGCCGCCGCTTCTCCGGATTGCTGCCGTGGATGTTCGTGGTCGGCGTCGTGACGGCGATCGTGCTCGGCTTCCGCCAGGGAACGATCTGGCCCATTCCGCATGCAGATGATGGACGGTCACGCGATGCTCAAATCATCGTGCAGCAGTCCGGCAATTCCGACACGCGTCTAGCGGTCGATGTCGTCCGCACAGTCGACGGCGATACTTTCCTCGCGCGCGTGCGTCAGCCGAACGGACGCGATCTGGTCGCGCGGGTCCGTCTGCGCGGCATCGATGCGCCCGAGATGAAAGCATCTTGCCAAGCTGAGTTGGACAAGGCCGAGGCCGCCAGCGACGCGCTGCGCAATCTGCTCGGCCAGGGCGGCGTCACGATCTACAATCTTGGCCAGGACAAATATGGTCGCGTTCTCGCCGACGTCGCGACCAGCCGAACCGCCAACGTTTCGGCGGCGTTGCTCGCCGGCGGTTACGCCCGCAGTTACAATGGCGGCCATCGCGACGGCTGGTGTGCGCGCGGCTGGCGCTTCTGGTAA
- a CDS encoding L,D-transpeptidase, whose amino-acid sequence MLMRIAVALAATIGAGVLMSTAAEARPEMVGAHLADYSPGTIVVKTSERRLYLILDNGHAVRYPVGVGKSGKQWAGTTRIDGKYRNPAWSPPAEVKRDKPNMPDVIPGGSPRNPMGVAAMTLAGGEYAIHGTNVPGSVGGFVSYGCIRMLNDDITDLYGRVSVGTTVVVTR is encoded by the coding sequence ATGTTGATGAGGATTGCGGTGGCGTTGGCCGCCACCATCGGAGCAGGGGTCTTGATGTCGACGGCGGCCGAGGCGCGGCCGGAAATGGTGGGAGCGCATCTCGCCGACTATTCGCCGGGCACCATTGTGGTCAAAACCAGCGAGCGGCGGCTCTATCTCATCCTCGATAACGGCCACGCGGTGCGCTACCCGGTCGGCGTCGGCAAGTCCGGCAAGCAATGGGCCGGCACCACCCGCATCGACGGCAAGTATCGCAATCCGGCCTGGTCGCCGCCCGCCGAGGTGAAGCGCGACAAGCCGAACATGCCCGACGTCATTCCCGGCGGCTCGCCGCGCAATCCGATGGGCGTTGCGGCGATGACGCTGGCCGGCGGCGAATACGCCATCCACGGCACCAACGTGCCAGGCTCGGTCGGCGGCTTCGTCTCCTACGGCTGCATCCGCATGCTCAACGACGACATCACCGATCTCTACGGCCGCGTCTCGGTCGGCACGACGGTGGTCGTGACGCGCTGA
- the acs gene encoding acetate--CoA ligase, translating to MSEKIYDVPAEWAKRAWIDQAKYKEMYARSISDPNAFWAEQAKRIDWMHAPTKIENVSFAPGNISIKWFEDGILNVAWNCIDRHLAKRGNQTAIIWEGDDPSQSKHITYKELHDEVCRMANILRTRNVKKGDRVTIYLPMIPEAAYAMLACARIGAIHSVVFAGFSPDSLAQRINDCQSKVIITADEGLRGGKKVPLKANVDAALTKADGVDWVVVVKRAGGTVEMNPSRDLWYHDAAKMVTTECPAEHMHAEDPLFILYTSGSTGQPKGVLHTTGGYLVFASMTHQYVFDYHDGDIYWCTADVGWVTGHSYILYGPLANGATTLMFEGVPNYPDNSRFWNVIDKHKVNIFYTAPTAIRALMQSGDEPVKKTSRASLRLLGSVGEPINPEAWEWYHRVVGDDRCPIVDTWWQTETGGILITPLPGATKLKPGSATQPFFGVVPEIVDADGKVLDGETTGNLCLTRSWPGQMRTVYGDHARFEQTYFSTYKGKYFTGDGCRRDADGYYWITGRVDDVINVSGHRMGTAEVESALVAHEKVSEAAVVGFPHDIKGQGIYAYVTLMAGVEPTDALRKELVTWVRKEIGPIASPDQIQFAPGLPKTRSGKIMRRILRKIAEDEPGSLGDTSTLADPAVVDDLVKNRQNKKSA from the coding sequence ATGTCCGAGAAGATTTACGACGTCCCGGCGGAGTGGGCCAAGCGCGCCTGGATCGACCAGGCCAAGTACAAGGAGATGTACGCCCGCTCGATCTCGGACCCTAACGCCTTCTGGGCCGAGCAGGCCAAGCGCATCGACTGGATGCACGCGCCGACCAAGATCGAGAACGTCTCCTTCGCGCCCGGCAACATCTCGATCAAATGGTTCGAGGACGGAATCCTCAACGTCGCCTGGAACTGCATCGACCGCCATCTCGCCAAGCGCGGCAACCAGACCGCGATCATCTGGGAAGGCGACGATCCCTCGCAGTCCAAGCACATCACCTACAAGGAGCTGCATGACGAGGTCTGCCGGATGGCCAACATCCTGCGCACCCGCAACGTCAAGAAAGGCGACCGCGTCACCATCTATCTGCCGATGATCCCGGAAGCGGCCTATGCGATGCTGGCCTGCGCGCGGATCGGCGCGATCCACTCGGTGGTGTTCGCGGGCTTCTCGCCGGACTCGCTCGCCCAGCGCATCAACGATTGCCAATCCAAGGTCATCATCACCGCCGATGAAGGCCTGCGCGGCGGCAAGAAGGTGCCGCTCAAGGCCAATGTCGATGCGGCGCTCACGAAAGCCGACGGCGTCGACTGGGTCGTCGTGGTCAAGCGCGCCGGCGGCACGGTCGAGATGAATCCATCGCGGGATCTCTGGTATCACGACGCCGCCAAGATGGTGACGACGGAATGCCCGGCCGAGCACATGCACGCCGAGGATCCGCTGTTCATCCTCTACACCTCGGGCTCGACCGGCCAGCCCAAGGGCGTGCTGCACACCACGGGCGGCTATCTCGTGTTCGCCTCGATGACGCATCAATACGTCTTCGACTATCACGACGGCGACATCTACTGGTGCACCGCCGACGTCGGCTGGGTCACCGGCCACAGCTACATCCTCTACGGACCGCTCGCCAACGGCGCGACCACGCTGATGTTCGAGGGCGTGCCGAACTATCCGGATAATTCGCGGTTCTGGAACGTCATCGACAAGCACAAGGTCAACATCTTCTACACCGCGCCGACCGCGATCCGCGCCTTGATGCAGTCGGGCGACGAGCCCGTGAAGAAGACCTCGCGCGCGAGCCTGCGCCTGCTCGGCTCGGTCGGCGAGCCCATCAATCCCGAAGCCTGGGAGTGGTATCACCGCGTCGTCGGCGACGACCGCTGCCCGATCGTCGACACCTGGTGGCAAACCGAGACCGGCGGCATCCTGATCACGCCGCTGCCGGGCGCGACCAAGCTGAAGCCCGGCTCGGCGACGCAGCCGTTCTTCGGCGTCGTTCCTGAAATCGTCGACGCCGACGGCAAGGTGCTGGACGGCGAAACCACCGGCAATCTCTGCCTGACGCGCTCCTGGCCGGGCCAGATGCGCACGGTCTATGGCGACCATGCCCGCTTCGAGCAGACCTATTTCTCGACCTACAAGGGCAAATACTTCACCGGCGACGGCTGCCGGCGCGACGCCGACGGCTATTACTGGATCACCGGCCGCGTCGACGACGTCATCAACGTCTCCGGCCATCGCATGGGCACCGCGGAAGTCGAGAGCGCGCTGGTCGCACATGAGAAGGTCTCGGAGGCCGCCGTGGTCGGCTTCCCGCACGACATCAAGGGCCAGGGCATCTACGCCTATGTCACCCTGATGGCCGGTGTCGAGCCGACCGACGCTCTGCGCAAGGAGCTCGTGACCTGGGTGCGCAAGGAGATCGGCCCGATCGCCTCGCCCGACCAGATCCAGTTCGCACCGGGCCTGCCCAAGACGCGCTCCGGCAAGATCATGCGCCGCATCCTGCGCAAGATCGCCGAGGACGAGCCGGGCAGCCTGGGCGACACCTCGACCCTGGCCGATCCCGCCGTGGTCGATGATCTCGTGAAGAACCGGCAGAACAAGAAGTCGGCGTAG